One Gammaproteobacteria bacterium genomic window carries:
- a CDS encoding TlpA family protein disulfide reductase: MLDSERKPVSRWIYAGCGTLLVCSVFSVGVRTALAYPVALAEPEGFHEVSGIDNAWELAPLVLEDLQGVERNLYDWHGSVIVLNFWASWCTPCQIEIPELVKYQSRYGNHGLQIVSVGMDEPRKLSNVARTLGINYPVLVADPKLDGVIMREWGNRKGVLPFSVVIDRDGHLVFMREGMFDSEAFEVWVRPLLDRAPVNLESV, from the coding sequence ATGTTGGATTCTGAAAGAAAACCGGTTTCGCGATGGATCTATGCGGGCTGCGGCACGCTACTAGTCTGCAGTGTGTTCTCGGTAGGGGTGCGAACTGCCCTGGCTTACCCGGTGGCCTTGGCCGAACCGGAAGGTTTTCATGAAGTCAGTGGCATTGACAACGCCTGGGAACTAGCCCCCCTGGTGCTTGAAGACCTGCAGGGAGTCGAGCGCAATCTCTACGACTGGCACGGCAGTGTCATCGTACTGAACTTTTGGGCCAGCTGGTGCACGCCCTGCCAGATCGAGATCCCCGAGTTGGTGAAGTACCAATCGCGCTACGGAAACCATGGCTTGCAGATCGTTAGCGTCGGGATGGACGAGCCCCGCAAACTGTCCAACGTCGCGCGTACCCTCGGAATCAACTATCCGGTCCTGGTCGCAGACCCCAAACTAGACGGCGTGATCATGCGTGAGTGGGGCAACCGGAAGGGCGTACTCCCGTTTTCGGTGGTGATCGATCGCGACGGCCACCTTGTGTTCATGCGTGAGGGGATGTTCGATTCGGAGGCGTTCGAGGTCTGGGTGCGACCGTTGCTGGACAGGGCGCCGGTAAACCTGGAGTCTGTCTGA
- a CDS encoding peptidylprolyl isomerase yields MKLAPAVLYVLLPLLLLVTALGNAASGSTSQVLAIVGDERITSDQLESAMASAPFATQFATMDVDDQAALRGDMLVRLVNSEILYQEALQQGLDKSPDFLREMSNFRTGLLYQRYQYAMRDTIRMPQDQERKLRESLKENPDALSAARASYVAGHYDALKRRRLDELRRKFEVVEDTEWLPGGQPPEAVLVSGDGIEIVNSDLPAGGTPEERTEYLQQLTEVLLMARAALDEGIDVDAQVLEYRRSLLAQLLLKRKEQEWIPNRETLRDYFQRHPDIGYIPELRQTGQIVVSTRKQAEALRKRIQNGESLFVLAGEYTIDPYGKEHLGDMGWLKAGSGMPQIEAALQTLADGEVSEVIETPKGFHLVMIVTRKPGKTLQFSAIEDQVRRAVLQENMTPYMAELMTRHPVEWTMADHAEE; encoded by the coding sequence ATGAAGTTAGCACCCGCCGTACTGTACGTGTTATTACCCCTTCTGCTGCTCGTCACTGCCCTCGGTAACGCCGCATCCGGCTCCACCTCGCAGGTCCTCGCCATCGTGGGAGACGAGCGGATCACCAGCGACCAGCTGGAGTCCGCCATGGCGAGCGCCCCCTTCGCTACGCAGTTCGCCACCATGGATGTGGACGACCAGGCTGCGCTGCGGGGTGACATGCTGGTCAGACTGGTGAATTCCGAGATTCTTTACCAGGAGGCCCTGCAACAGGGGCTGGACAAGAGTCCCGATTTTCTCCGTGAAATGTCCAACTTCAGGACCGGCCTGCTGTATCAACGCTATCAGTACGCCATGCGCGACACCATCAGGATGCCGCAGGATCAGGAGCGGAAGTTGCGGGAGTCCCTGAAGGAGAATCCCGACGCGCTCTCCGCCGCTCGGGCGAGTTACGTTGCCGGGCACTACGATGCACTCAAGCGCCGGCGTCTAGATGAACTGCGGCGCAAATTCGAGGTGGTCGAAGATACAGAATGGCTCCCAGGGGGCCAACCACCCGAGGCAGTCCTGGTTTCGGGCGACGGGATCGAGATCGTCAACTCCGACTTGCCGGCCGGTGGTACCCCGGAGGAGCGGACCGAGTACCTGCAACAGCTGACCGAGGTACTCCTCATGGCGAGGGCGGCACTCGATGAGGGGATTGACGTTGATGCACAGGTACTCGAATACCGCCGTTCCCTGCTCGCACAGCTCCTGCTCAAGCGCAAGGAACAGGAGTGGATACCCAACCGGGAGACCCTGAGGGACTATTTTCAGCGCCATCCGGATATCGGATACATCCCCGAGCTACGCCAGACCGGGCAGATCGTGGTGTCGACGAGGAAACAGGCCGAAGCCCTGCGCAAACGCATCCAGAACGGCGAGAGCCTGTTCGTTCTGGCAGGCGAATACACCATCGACCCTTACGGCAAAGAACACCTCGGCGACATGGGTTGGCTAAAGGCAGGCTCGGGGATGCCGCAGATCGAGGCCGCGCTGCAGACGCTCGCCGACGGCGAGGTCAGCGAAGTGATCGAAACGCCGAAAGGGTTTCACCTGGTCATGATCGTCACACGCAAGCCGGGCAAGACCCTGCAGTTCTCTGCCATCGAGGACCAGGTCCGCCGCGCCGTGCTTCAGGAAAACATGACCCCGTACATGGCGGAACTGATGACCCGCCACCCGGTCGAGTGGACCATGGCGGACCACGCCGAAGAGTAG
- a CDS encoding cytochrome c3 family protein, protein MLTNPGIWDALGLPLTPFNDKVMRKNTLQLVETDIQPYQEAWVGLVDADNGEPVIDSHSGNPVKFVGTNPIDVPNCANCHSNANANGDKYTLYKQEKAFWDGLGASDYMSDLKATSVSILQIHDAKHGTSFMAKYDPNSRAKSNRLGRDPVLCQQCHADNVIAVLQSKSYVEALTGEPVAGAPPLPALSQALHHAHQVNRPLPDSKGRTGACAGCHPSHRQNGSMDGYPITAAGKNHYASSDNRDTKGGCFAGRDVHSNPGKDRDVDTPEHLNEVGQWLQVNVSKIGNGENGKGLWCTNCHNQLSRELYQRDNITQAFKQEGETLRNKSLDDIAAEIGVSRVELETMYLDPKVVLNSKGQDTVGKSGILKTWSEDRLVPDIAVIAMKGDGPMVSKDEDGDINVVPLSANPSVDPKSLKLPKGATGAAAVPYSAATNGRDYWLSAGAPHCADCHAAPYVEGQGGVAFPINQPGKYSLMRYSKGHAGLACQACHQSIHGLYPVTPDIDMTTYRQAPQYNPDGSHGPLKCASCHETNDNGVPLIGTEMTWEGEAIGGDYDAAVSWMHASAPDLGGKIPPASN, encoded by the coding sequence GTGCTGACCAACCCCGGCATCTGGGACGCGCTGGGCCTGCCGCTGACCCCCTTCAACGACAAGGTCATGCGTAAGAATACGCTGCAGCTGGTGGAGACCGACATACAGCCCTACCAGGAGGCCTGGGTCGGCCTGGTGGATGCCGATAACGGGGAACCCGTCATCGACAGCCACTCCGGCAATCCGGTCAAATTCGTGGGAACCAACCCCATAGACGTGCCGAACTGCGCGAACTGCCACTCCAACGCCAACGCCAACGGCGACAAGTACACGCTGTACAAGCAGGAAAAGGCGTTCTGGGACGGACTCGGCGCCAGTGACTACATGTCTGACCTGAAGGCAACGTCGGTGTCGATCCTGCAAATTCATGATGCCAAGCACGGCACAAGCTTCATGGCGAAGTACGACCCGAACAGTCGTGCCAAATCCAACCGTCTCGGACGGGATCCGGTACTCTGCCAGCAGTGCCACGCCGATAACGTCATCGCGGTGCTTCAGTCCAAGAGCTACGTCGAGGCCCTGACCGGCGAGCCCGTCGCCGGCGCGCCACCCCTGCCAGCGCTGTCCCAGGCACTGCATCACGCCCACCAGGTCAATCGTCCACTGCCCGACTCGAAGGGCCGCACGGGGGCCTGCGCCGGCTGTCATCCCTCCCATCGACAGAACGGTTCGATGGACGGGTACCCCATCACCGCCGCTGGCAAGAACCACTATGCCTCTTCCGACAACCGGGACACCAAGGGTGGCTGCTTCGCCGGGCGCGACGTACACTCCAATCCTGGCAAAGACAGGGACGTGGACACGCCCGAGCACCTGAACGAGGTGGGTCAGTGGCTGCAGGTGAATGTCTCGAAGATCGGCAACGGGGAGAATGGCAAGGGATTATGGTGCACGAACTGCCACAACCAGTTGTCGCGCGAACTGTATCAGCGGGACAACATTACCCAGGCCTTCAAGCAGGAGGGCGAGACCCTGCGTAACAAGTCCCTGGACGATATCGCCGCGGAAATCGGCGTCAGCCGCGTGGAGCTCGAAACCATGTACCTGGACCCGAAGGTTGTCCTGAATTCCAAGGGACAGGACACCGTCGGGAAATCCGGCATCCTGAAGACCTGGTCCGAGGACAGGCTGGTCCCCGACATCGCCGTGATCGCAATGAAGGGCGACGGTCCGATGGTTAGCAAGGACGAGGACGGCGACATCAACGTGGTGCCGCTATCGGCCAACCCGTCGGTGGACCCGAAGTCACTCAAGTTGCCCAAGGGCGCCACCGGTGCGGCGGCCGTACCTTACAGTGCCGCAACCAACGGCCGCGACTACTGGCTGTCAGCCGGCGCCCCACACTGCGCGGATTGCCATGCAGCGCCATATGTCGAAGGTCAGGGCGGCGTGGCGTTTCCCATCAACCAACCCGGCAAGTACAGCCTGATGCGTTACTCCAAGGGCCATGCCGGTCTCGCCTGCCAGGCCTGCCACCAGTCGATCCACGGGCTCTATCCCGTGACGCCCGACATCGACATGACGACCTACCGGCAGGCACCGCAGTACAATCCCGACGGGAGCCATGGTCCGCTGAAGTGTGCCTCGTGCCATGAAACAAACGACAACGGCGTTCCCCTCATCGGGACCGAGATGACCTGGGAAGGCGAAGCGATTGGTGGCGACTACGATGCCGCGGTGTCCTGGATGCACGCCAGTGCCCCGGACCTCGGAGGCAAGATACCGCCTGCGTCGAACTAG